Proteins from a single region of Campylobacter sputorum:
- the sstT gene encoding serine/threonine transporter SstT has protein sequence MPTLHELFRSYSEKNIVIRIFIGMLLGIILALSAKYSDITFLKNFVNFAKLLGDLFITSLKSVAPILVFILVANSILFKNFSNTKGLKKVIQLYLLGTFFGGLTGVVFSYLFPVTLNLNIPTNLNIQNPSSLIAVFQNLLFKMIDNPINALINANYIGILSWAIILGIMLRKSNQSTKHLFSDLADAITKIVKFVIQFAPFGIFGLVCISVYTTGLDVLLSYGKLILLLVFAMLFLALIINPLIVWLYTKKNPYPLVFFCLKESGITAFFTRSSAANIPINLALSKKLNLDEELYPISIPLGANINMGGASVVIAIMSLCAAFSLGLKPDFASAVLLCLVATIGACGASGVAGGSLMLIPLACSLFGISDDIAMQVIAIGFIIGVIQDSLETAINSSTDILFTAIASYTTTTKYNDLV, from the coding sequence AAGAATTTTCATAGGAATGCTTCTAGGCATAATTTTAGCCTTGAGTGCAAAATATAGCGATATAACTTTTTTAAAAAACTTTGTAAATTTTGCAAAACTTTTAGGGGATCTTTTTATAACTTCATTAAAAAGCGTAGCACCGATTTTAGTTTTTATATTAGTAGCAAATTCAATACTTTTTAAAAATTTTTCAAATACAAAAGGTTTAAAAAAAGTAATACAACTTTATCTTTTAGGCACTTTTTTTGGTGGTTTAACAGGAGTTGTATTTTCTTATCTTTTTCCAGTAACACTAAATTTAAACATACCAACTAATCTTAATATACAAAATCCTAGTAGTTTGATTGCTGTTTTTCAAAATTTGCTTTTTAAAATGATTGATAATCCAATAAATGCATTAATAAATGCAAATTATATAGGAATTTTATCTTGGGCAATAATTCTAGGAATTATGCTTAGAAAATCAAACCAAAGCACAAAGCATCTTTTTAGCGATCTTGCAGATGCTATCACAAAGATAGTTAAATTTGTTATACAATTTGCACCATTTGGTATATTTGGTCTTGTTTGTATAAGCGTATATACAACAGGATTAGATGTTTTATTAAGCTATGGAAAGCTTATACTTCTTTTAGTTTTTGCAATGTTATTTTTAGCTCTTATCATAAATCCTCTTATAGTTTGGCTATATACCAAAAAAAATCCTTATCCGTTAGTTTTTTTCTGCCTCAAAGAAAGTGGTATAACAGCGTTTTTCACGAGAAGTTCAGCCGCAAATATACCTATAAATTTAGCTTTATCAAAAAAACTAAATTTAGACGAAGAACTATATCCTATATCAATACCACTTGGTGCAAACATAAATATGGGAGGAGCTTCTGTTGTAATTGCTATTATGTCGCTTTGTGCCGCTTTTAGTCTTGGATTAAAGCCTGATTTTGCAAGTGCGGTTTTATTATGTCTTGTTGCAACTATAGGAGCTTGCGGTGCTAGCGGTGTTGCAGGAGGATCACTTATGCTTATACCGCTTGCGTGTTCATTGTTTGGAATAAGTGATGATATTGCTATGCAAGTTATAGCAATCGGATTTATCATAGGTGTCATACAAGATAGTTTAGAAACAGCCATAAATAGCTCAACAGATATTTTATTTACAGCCATTGCATCTTATACT